One Triticum dicoccoides isolate Atlit2015 ecotype Zavitan chromosome 5B, WEW_v2.0, whole genome shotgun sequence genomic window carries:
- the LOC119307408 gene encoding E3 ubiquitin-protein ligase RMA2-like, which yields MKSGPPAHIHTQGGRRTEVDPQLRICCDLVMTELTEEKTWLADKLQHCIGDDIVGVPDGATPACWDCSICLETATEPVVTLCGHLYCWPCIFRWLTTSSKSKSRASSSARCPVCKAAVSEDHLVPLYGRAAATLSPAGGRGGRVCQVPRGLPVPGAGPNVERLQEPDLHDGGNFYYYENIGINGLDCSNAERLLGGIALAVLLPWATRGGGRPPPPSLYRDGEGWRMARQQRRVARRLWQLWVFLAMVAFLCFLLL from the exons ATGAAAAGCGGACCCCCAGCACACATACACACGCAAGGGGGAAGAAGAACTGAAGTCGATCCTCAACTGCGAATCT GTTGTGATCTTGTAATGACGGAGCTGACGGAAGAGAAAACCTGGCTGGCCGACAAGCTGCAGCATTGCATCGGTGATGACATCGTCGGAGTACCTGACGGCGCGACGCCGGCGTGCTGGGACTGCAGCATCTGCCTGGAGACGGCGACGGAGCCGGTGGTGACGCTGTGCGGCCACCTCTACTGCTGGCCCTGCATCTTCCGCTGGCtcaccacctcctccaagtccaagTCCCGCGCCTCGTCCTCCGCGCGCTGCCCCGTCTGCAAGGCCGCCGTCTCCGAGGACCACCTCGTGCCGCTCtacggccgcgccgccgccaccctaAGCCCGGCCGGAGGCAGAGGAGGCAGGGTTTGTCAGGTACCCCGTGGTCTGCCGGTGCCGGGGGCGGGGCCGAACGTGGAGCGCCTTCAGGAGCCGGACTTGCACGACGGCGGCAACTTCTACTACTACGAGAATATTGGCATCAATGGCCTGGACTGCTCCAACGCGGAGCGCTTGCTCGGCGGCATCGCGCTGGCGGTGTTACTCCCATGGGCGACGAGGGGCGGTGGGAGGCCACCACCGCCGTCCTTGTACCGCGACGGCGAGGGCTGGAGGATGGCGCGCCAGCAGAGGCGGGTGGCGCGCAGGTTGTGGCAGCTATGGGTGTTCCTCGCCATGGTGGCGTTCCTCTGCTTCCTTCTTCTTTGA